The Streptomyces hundungensis genome contains the following window.
GCGATCCCGAGCAGCGCGCAGCCGGTGATGCCCAGAACGAAGATCCAGGAGAAGTCGAACCACTTGGCCGCGGTGGTCGGCAGGTCGAGATCGAACAGGGTGGAGCCGAACAGGAGCAGTACGCCCGTCTCGGCGACGCCGGTGGCGAGCACGAGCCAGACCTTGCCGAGGAAGTACGCGGCCGGCGGCATCGGCGTGCCGCGCAGCCGGCGCAGCACCTTCTCGTCCCGTTCGATGGCGATGGAGATGCCGAGCGACTGGAAGCTGACCGACATGATGCCCGCCGCGATCATGCCGGCGGCGTAGAGCTGGGATGCGGTGATCCCGGCGTTCTCCACCTGGCCGCTGAAGATCGACGCGAACAGGGCGAGGAAGACGACCGGGAAGGCGAAGGTGAAGATCACCTGGTCCCGCTGACGGACGAACTGCCGGATCTCCAGGGCTCCGCGCCGCAGCCCCAGGGACCAGGCGCCGGGCAGTTCGGGCCCGCCGGCGCGGGTGGGGGCAAGGGTGTCGGCGGTGGTCATCGTGCTTCCTCCTGCTGCGGGTCCAGCCGGCCGGTGAGCCGCAGATAGACGTCCTCGAGGGTGGGGCGGCCGATCCTGAGGCCGGGTATCTCGCCGTCGAAGCGGTGCATCAGCTCGGCGACGGTACGGGTCGGCGTCTCGGTGCGTACGCTGCGCGGCGCACCGTCGGGCTCGACCCACTCGACGGTGGCGCCGGTGCCGAGGCTCTGGCGCAGCGCCGCGGGCTCGCCCTCGGCGACGACCCGGCCGCCCGCGATCACCGCGAGCCGGTCGGCCAGCGCCTCCGCCTCCTCCAGATAGTGCGTGGTCAGCACGATGGTGGTGCCCTCCGTCGCGAGCCGCCGGATCAGCTCCCAGAACTGGCGGCGGGCCGCCGGGTCGAAGCCGGTCGTCGGCTCGTCCAGGAGCAGCAGTTCGGGGCCGCCGATCACGCCGAGCGCCACGTCCAGGCGCCGCCGCTGGCCGCCCGAGAGCCCCTTGATCCGGGCCGAGGCCTTGCCTTCGAGGCCGACGAGCGCGATGACCTCTTCGGGGTCGCGCGGGTTCGGGTAGTAGCGGGCGAAGTGGTCCACGGTCTCGCGGACCGTGAGCTCGGCGGGGGCCGACTCGTCCTGCCACACGATGCCGACCCGGGAGCGCCAGGCGCGCCCCGCGGTCGCCGGGTCGGCGCCGAGGACGGTCACCTCGCCGCCGTCCCGGTCGCGATGGCCCTGGAGGATCTCCACGGTGGTGCTCTTGCCGGCCCCGTTCGGGCCGAGGATGCCGAAGACCTCTCCGTGCCGGATCCGGAGGTCCACTCCGTCGACCGCGGTGACCCCGCCGTACCGCTTGCGAAGCCCGCGTACATCAACCGCCAGTGCTGTCATGGCCAAGAGCTTCGCGCGGAGCCGACGCTTCGGGGACCCCCGTGCGTACCTCCTTATGTCCATCGAACGGTGGACAGTGCTCCCCGTGCGGCAGAATGAGGCGGCGGCAGCACAGTCGATCACGATGACGGGATGACGGACCGGAGCTATGACCACAACACTTGACGACGTCTCCTCCGACTCCGGCCACCGCGAGGTGAGCGGCAAGGGAGCCATCGGCGGCAGCCGCGCCTTCGCCTGGCTGCTCGTGATCACCGGGGCGGCCGGTGTGGTGGCGGCGTGGGTCATCACGCTCGACAAGTTCAAGCTGCTCGAAAACCCGAACTTCGTGCCCGGGTGCAGCCTCAACCCCGTGGTGTCCTGCGGCAACATCATGAAGAGCGATCAGGCGGCGGCCTTCGGCTTCCCCAACCCGATGCTCGGTCTGGTCGCCTACGGCATCGTCGTCTGCGTCGGCATGAGCATCCTGGCGGGCGCCCGCTTCCGCCGCTGGTACTGGCTGACGTTCAACGCGGGCACGCTGTTCGGCGTCGGCTTCGTCAGCTGGCTCCAGTTCGAGTCGCTGTACCGGATCAACTCGCTGTGTCTGTGGTGCTGCCTGGCGTGGGTCGCCACCATCCTCATGTTCTGGTACGTGACGTCGTTCAACCTCCGCAAGGGGCTGCTGCCCGCGCCGCGCTGGGCCAAGAACCTGCTGTCCGAGTTCACCTGGGTGCTGCCGGTGCTGCACATCGGGGTCATCGGCATGCTGATCCTGACCCGCTGGTGGGACTTCTGGACCAGCTGACCGGTCCCCTGCACCCCTCCTTCTCCGCCCGGCCCGGCCCGCGTTCTCGCAGGCCGGGCCGTGTTGTCAGTGGCGTGCCCTAGGCTCGACGACGTGGAACCCGACCTGTTTACCGCAGCCGCAGAGGACCGCCAGGAGAAAGACCCGGCGGGCAGCCCTCTGGCCGTACGGATGCGCCCGCGCGTCCTCGACGAGGTGGTCGGCCAGCAGCACCTCCTGAAGCAGGGCTCGCCCCTGCGGCGCCTGGTGGGGGAGGGGGCCGGCGGGCCGGCCGGCCCGTCCTCGGTGATCCTGTGGGGCC
Protein-coding sequences here:
- a CDS encoding ABC transporter permease, which codes for MTTADTLAPTRAGGPELPGAWSLGLRRGALEIRQFVRQRDQVIFTFAFPVVFLALFASIFSGQVENAGITASQLYAAGMIAAGIMSVSFQSLGISIAIERDEKVLRRLRGTPMPPAAYFLGKVWLVLATGVAETGVLLLFGSTLFDLDLPTTAAKWFDFSWIFVLGITGCALLGIAISSLPRSGKSASSVVVLPFLVLQFISGVYIPVGTVPDWLLNISAFFPLKWMCQGFRGVFLPESASVLEQAGSWEFGRIALVLGAWCIGGLVLCLVTFRWKSRRDG
- a CDS encoding ABC transporter ATP-binding protein, which produces MTALAVDVRGLRKRYGGVTAVDGVDLRIRHGEVFGILGPNGAGKSTTVEILQGHRDRDGGEVTVLGADPATAGRAWRSRVGIVWQDESAPAELTVRETVDHFARYYPNPRDPEEVIALVGLEGKASARIKGLSGGQRRRLDVALGVIGGPELLLLDEPTTGFDPAARRQFWELIRRLATEGTTIVLTTHYLEEAEALADRLAVIAGGRVVAEGEPAALRQSLGTGATVEWVEPDGAPRSVRTETPTRTVAELMHRFDGEIPGLRIGRPTLEDVYLRLTGRLDPQQEEAR
- a CDS encoding vitamin K epoxide reductase family protein, with product MTTTLDDVSSDSGHREVSGKGAIGGSRAFAWLLVITGAAGVVAAWVITLDKFKLLENPNFVPGCSLNPVVSCGNIMKSDQAAAFGFPNPMLGLVAYGIVVCVGMSILAGARFRRWYWLTFNAGTLFGVGFVSWLQFESLYRINSLCLWCCLAWVATILMFWYVTSFNLRKGLLPAPRWAKNLLSEFTWVLPVLHIGVIGMLILTRWWDFWTS